The Magnolia sinica isolate HGM2019 chromosome 10, MsV1, whole genome shotgun sequence genome includes a window with the following:
- the LOC131257453 gene encoding nuclear-pore anchor-like, whose product MEKLKGEAQANKDHMLQYKEIAQVNEVALKQIESAHEKFKAEADKLKKSLEDEIHFLKGRVSELESDLMSKSTEVISTVLGKKEALSSSFAEIDRLKEENFVKT is encoded by the exons ATGGAAAAATTGAAAGGGGAGGCACAAGCCAACAAGGATCACATGCTACAG TATAAAGAAATAGCACAAGTGAATGAAGTTGCATTGAAGCAAATTGAATCTGCTCATGAAAAATTCAAGGCTGAG gctgacaagctaaagaagtcactgGAGGATGAAAtccattttctcaagggaagggtttcagaacttgaaagtgatcttatgtcaaagtccacagaagttatATCTACAGTTTTAGGGAAaaaagaagctctatcttcttcatttgctgaaattgaccgtctaaaggaagaaaattttgtaaaaacgtga